AACATTATTGTTAAATCCTGGGGTAGAAACAAATTATAAATATCACGTAGGTATTCCATTAATTTCGGGGATTTCAGCGCATGCTAATATTTCTGGATTCACAATTGCAGACCTTTTTAGATCTGATAACGTTGATTTTAATACGAAGTTAGACAATGTAATAAATCAATTAGGAAATAATGATTATTTATCTATCAATACTCAAATTGAAGTTATCAATGCAGGATATCAATTAAATGAAAAGGATTATTTGAGTGTAGGTTTTTATACTGAATTAGATATTTTCTCAAGTATTCCAAAAGACTTTTTGGAGTTATTGAGAGATGGAAATGGAGCAAATATCAATAGAAGTTTTCTTTTTTCTAGAATAAGTACAAAAGCAGACGCTTTAGGAGTGTTACACTTTGGTATTTCGAGAAAGTTCAATGAGAAATTTATTGCTGGAGGTAGATTAAAGATTTATTCAGGAATGTTGAATGTGCTATCAAACAATAATAAAGGAAGTTTTACTACACGTCTTGGAACTAATGGTATTTATCAACATACATTGAGTAATTTAGATTTGGCAGGATATTCTTCTGGATTTTATAATGAAAATGGAGAGTCTGATTTAACTGCGAAAGATGTTTTAGGGAATGCTTTTTTCGGACCAAATTTAGGTTTAGGTATAGATATTGGATTTACCTATAAAGTCGACGAGCAAACTGAGTTTTCTGCTAGTTTATTAGATATTGGTTTTATAGGATATTCTGATAGAGTAAGAAATGGAACTGTGCAAGGTAATTATGTTTTCGATGGAATAGAATTTCAGTATGACGGAACTAACCCAAATTATTGGCAAGATTTGAATGATGATCTTAATGATAATATACCTAGAAGTGAGAATACAGAGTCATATTCTGTAATGCGACCAATTAAATTTAATGCTGCTTTACATCATTATTTTGGTAAAACAAGAAAGGAAGCAACATGTTATGATATTTCATATCGTAATTACTTCGATAATGCTGTTGGTGCACAATTATTTTCAGTTGTTCGACCTAATGGTCCCCAATTCGCATTTACAGGATTTTATCAGAGACGCTTATCGCAAAAATTCACTACAAGAGTAACTTATACTGTTGATGATTTTTCATATACGAACTTTGGTATTGGAATATCAGCCCATATTTGGAAGGTAAATCTTTATGGAGCAGTTGATAATGTATTTGATCTTTCCGATATTGCAGATGCGAATAGTGCTTCTTTTCAATTCGGTATTAATATGTTATTCAAATAAAGATGAAAAAATTACTTGTTTTAATGTTCTTGTCAGTTTCAGTTTTTGCTCAAAAGAGCATAAACAATTATAAATACATTGTGGTTCCGAAACAAATGGAAACTTTCGATGAGCCAAATAAACATGAAACAAGTTCTTTAACAAAGTTCTTATTTAATAAGAATGGTTTTAATGCTTTTTTGAGTGATGATAATTTTCCTGAGGATTTAGCGCAGAATAAGTGTTTGGCTTTAACAGCTGTTTTAAAAGATGATTCAGGAATGTTTTCAACAAAAACTACGTTATTACTGAAAGATTGCTATAATGAAGTCGTTTTTACTGGAGAGGAAGGAAAAAGTAAGATAAAGGATTACAAGAGAGCCTATCATGACGCAGTTCGTAAGACATTTAGTTCTATCAAAAGGTTGAACTATCATTACAAGCCAAATACGGAACAGAAGAAATCTATGAATTTAAATGTATCTGTAAATAGAAGTAAGAATTTAGAATTGGTAAGTGAAAATACTATCAAAAGCGAAAAAGAAGAAAGTTCCGCTTCTTTTGACTTAACAGCTTCTTCTACTGTAACAGGCTATCGATTAAAAGATAAAAATTCTGATACCGTTTTTGAATTGTTAAGAACTTCAAATCCAGAACTTTTCATTCTAAAGGATAAAAATGGAGTTTTAATTAAAAATAATGGAGTTTGGATGGCGCAATATTATGAAGGAGATAAGATTGTAATGAAGCCCTTCAAAGTTAAGTTTTAATAATTGTATTTATCTTTCCATCGTTGTTTCAAGATAGCTCTAAAACTATTTTCTCTCTGATTATTTCCAGGTTCATATAATTTCGTATTCACAATTTCATCAGGCATAAATTCTTGATTAACAAAATTGTTCTCGTAATTATGAGAATACAGATAATCTTTACCATAATCTAAATCTTTCATCAATTTAGTTGGGGCATTTCTTAAATGTAAAGGAACCGATAAGTCACCAGTTTTACGAACCAAATTCTGAGCTTCGCCAATCGCCATATAGGAAGCATTACTTTTAGGTGAATTCGCTAAGTAAACAGCACATTGGCTTAAAATAATCCTAGCTTCTGGGAATCCGATTACAGAAACCGCTTGGAAAGTGTTATTAGCCAGTATAAGTGCAGTAGGATTAGCATTACCTATATCTTCACTCGCTGAGATAAGTAATCTCCTCGCAATAAACTTTACATCTTCTCCACCTTCAATCATTCGTGCTAACCAATATACTGTTGCATTAGGATCACTCCCTCTGATGGATTTTATAAATGCGGATATAATGTCATAATGCTGTTCACCAGTTTTATCATATCTAACCGTATTTTTTTGGATCTTTGAAAGTACTAGATCGTTGGTAATTTCTATCTTTTCCTCCGAAGCGACCAAAAGTTCGAAAATATTTAGAAGTTTTCTAGCGTCTCCTCCAGAAACTTGTAGGAGAGCATCAGTTTCTTTTAAGGTTATTTCTTTTTGGGCGAGTAACTCATCTTTTTCAATTGCTCTATGTACTAGATTGATTAGATCTTGTTTGTCAAAGGAGTTTAGAATATAAACTTGACAACGAGAGAGTAGGGCAGGTATGACTTCAAAACTTGGGTTTTCCGTTGTTGCTCCTATTAGAGTAACCCAGCCTTTTTCTACTGCTCCAAGTAATGAATCTTGTTGAGATTTACTAAATCGATGAATTTCATCTATAAAAAGAATTGGATTTTTTTGAGTAAATAGTCCGCCGCTCTTTTTAGCTTTATCAATTACTTCCCTAACATCTTTAACGCCAGAGCTGATTGCACTTAAGGTGTAAAATGGACGTTTTGACTCGTTAGCGATAATATTAGCCAATGTTGTTTTTCCAACTCCCGGTGGTCCCCAAAGAATTAAAGAAGGAATAATACCCTGACGAATATGTTGTGTCAGAATACCATTTTCACCAACCAAGTGTTGTTGACTTAAATAATCATCAATTGTTTTAGGACGAACTCTTTCTGCCAAAGGTGCACTCATAAGGTAAAAATAGTAAAGATTTCTGACAGAAATTCGGAATTTTTAAAGTGGATTTATTTTTGTAGTTTAATTTCCCATGAATCAAAACAATGACTTTAAATTTTCTAATAATGTTATTGGAATTCCTTTAGCGTTTGTATTTATTATTTGGTTTGTATACTGGATAGAAATAAAATTTGGAATGAATTTTAATAAATTAGGTGTTCTTCCAAGGACATTAAGCGGTTTTAAAGGTGTTTTCTTTACTCATTTTATTCATAGTGACACAAAGCATCTTTTTAATAATTCTGTGCCTCTTTTCGTTTTATTAATGAGTTTAATGTATTTCTACAGATCGGTTGCTTTGAAAGTTCTCATATATGGAGGATTATTAACAGGGTTATTGACTTGGATAATTGGACGAGAATCCTATCATATTGGTGCTAGCGGTATAGTTTATTTATTGTTTAGTTTTGTTTTCTTTAGTGGAATTATAAAGAGTCATTATCGTTTAGTAGCAATGTCTTTAATTACTATATTTCTTTATGGAAGTATGATATGGTACGTTTTTCCAATCAAAGAAGGAATGTCTTGGGAAGGACATCTATCTGGATTACTTACTGGAATATTTTTCGCAGTGGTATACCGAAAGTATGGAATCGTTAAGGAAAAGTATGTGTTTTCTAAAACGGAATTCGACGAAAGATTTGATGAAGATGGTAATTATATAGAACCTTCTGCAGAAGAGGAGGTTCAAATACCATCAATTCAATATAGATATATTTATAAGACTCAAGAAGAAGAATAAATTACATCCTTTGGCGGATTGTTTCATAAAGGAATGCTCCACATGCCACTGAAACGTTTAAAGATTCGATTTCACCAAGAAGTGGTAATTTACCTTTATAATCGACCATTTTAAGAATTGAATTACTTACACCTTTATGCTCAGATCCCATTATAATTGCAACAGGTTGGTTTAAGTCTATGTCATATAAAGAATCTTCTGTTTTCTCTGTTGCTGCTACAAGTTTTATGTCAGCAGCTTGCAGTTGAAAAATAGCATCTTTTATATGGTCAACCTTACAAATGGGCAATTTAAAGGCGGCTCCTGCTGAAGTTTTGATTGTTTCTGAATTAACTGGAGCACTTCCACTTTTTTGGATGATGATTGCATCAACTCCTGTACATTCCGCCGTTCTGATTATTGCACCAAAATTACGAACGTCTGATAGTTGATCTAAGACTAAAAATAAAGGAGTTTTGTCGGAATTTAAAGTATCTTCAATGATTTCTTCCAAATTGGCAAATTCAACAGGTGAAATTCTTGCTACAGCTCCTTGGTGGTTGTTGTGTTTTGATAAACGATTTAATTTTTCGACAGGTACAACACTCGTTGATATTTTACCTTTTTTAAGAAGTTTATCTAATTGAAAAAATAAATCACCACGAAGACCTTTTTGTAGATACACCTTTTCAAGAGTAGATCCACTTTCGATTGCTTCAATAATCGCTCTAATACCAAAAATAACTGTAGATTGTTCCATTGGGCAAAAATAGTCTAATTTATGACAAAAAAAAACCACCTTTAAAAAGGCGGTTTTGAACACAAAATAGTGTTGATCTTATAAAGTGAATGAAGCAGAGTAGCTTGATCCATAATTACCAGATAAATTGATAAGAGCTACACCGTTAGCTTCTAATACGTAACCAGTACCTCCGTCTCCATAACCATCAAAAGCTTGGAAAGTATATGTTCCATTTGGTAAACAATTAACAATGTCTAATGTACCAGTGAAATCATCATAAGCTCCAAATGCTAAAGGATCATTACTAGCCATAACTGTAGCTCCTGTAGAATCAACTATTCTCCATGCAGCTTCTTCTGGCCAATCATCAAAAGTTATAGTTAATTTAGCTTTAGTTTCTCCATCAGGACAAGACTGAGACATTGGGATAACTAAATCAGCACCAACATTTAATCCGTCTTTTTGAACCATTCTTAAAACTAATTTCTTTTCAGTAGTTAAGTCTAAATTAACACTTGTGAAATCAATATTAAACTTTGCTTCATTAGAATTAGCAGGTATAGTAACGCTAGATGGTACACTATAAGATGCTGCATCAGCATCAGTATCCTCAGTTACTACTATATCTATTACTCTATCTGAACCTGTTTTGTTTGCTGTGAAAATAGTAATTTCTTTAGTTTCTTGAGCTCCGTCAGGAAGGCTAACTACAACTGCGTCGGCACCAAATGTTGCAAATGCAGGAGCGTCAAAATCATCAATAGTATCTTTACAACTATTTAAAGTAGCCAAGGCTAGCGCCGCTACCATAAGTAATTTTATGTTTTTCATGTGTAAGGGTATTAAAAAACCATCTTAAGCAAAAAGCCTAAGATGGTTGTAATTATTATAAGTTTTGATCAGTAATGAAAGGATTATTTTGAATTTCGTCTTGTGGAATTTCAAATGTTAATCTTTCGTCATTATAAGGAATAGCAACACCAACAAAGTTTAAGTGGTTAGTACCTCTTGTAATTGTCGCTTTGTTACGCTTCATAGCAAAGTAACTCTTACCTTCTCCCCATAATTCAATACGAGTTTGTAAATAGATTTCATCTAATAAAGCTTGTCCGCTTAAAGCATCTACATATGAGTTATCTGGAACTCTTCTTGCCAATAAAGCTTTTAAAGATGTTCTTGCAGCTCCGTCATTTCCTGCTCTAGCTTGAGCTTCCGCATTTAATAAATAAGCTTCTTCTATACGCATGTAAACATAATCACCAGTAATACCTACATTAGGTCCTGATCCGAAAGATGTTGTACCAGCAACGGCAGGAGAGTAGTAAAATTTCAATAATGGTTGTAAGTGTCTTCCTGTACCTGAAGCATTAGTTGGATCATCAAAGAACTGCGCTTTTCTTGCATCATTAGCAGGAATAGCATCAAATAAAGTTTGATCAATTACCTTAAAGTCACCAGCCCATGCATAACTAAATGAGTAAGCATCAACTTGACCCCACCAAGAAATTAAACCTAAACTTAATTCTGGAGTAATGTCTACACCCCACATCCAGCTATTAGAATTTACATCGTTGAATCCATTTGTAACGTCAGCTGCAGCTAACATAGTGTAAGATCCACCGTTTATTACTTGCTGAGTTAAAGCTGCAACATCAGCATCTCTACCACCTTTCGCGGCTAAAACGTATGCTAAAATCATACGAGCAACATCTTGATTCACTTGGTTTTTAGCAGTTCTGTTGAATCCACTTAATAGAGAAATAGCAGAATTTAAATCTTCTTCCATTTGCTCATAAACCTCTTGGGCAGTAGATTTAGCTAAGTTACCTGAAGTCTCACCAATCGGCATTGGTAAAATTGGTTCAGATGCATTATATTCTTTTTGAAAATATTGAGCTAAATTAAAATAAGAATGAGCTCTTAAAGCTTTAGCTTGTCCTAATGAATATTTATTTGCATCTGTTTCAGGAATGAAGTCATTACCACCAAGGTTGTTAATTACTAAATTAGCAGAACCAACCATTTTATAGTAGTATCTCCATAATTGTCTGTTATCTCCAAAAGTAAAGTTCTCACCTACTTGTAATTCAGAGAAACTTGCACGATACCATCCAAAGTTACTAGCACTTAATGCCATATCACTTGACATGAAATCTCCATATATATCATATCCTTTCTGTCCGAAGTCATCATGGTTCGGGCTATTAACTCCTCCAGTATCACCAGATCTTACTTGAACTTGAAGTGCATATACACCACTTAAAAAAGCAGCAGGAATTCCAGGGTTAGTTAACGCTCCTTCTGCTAATTGAGCAGAAGTTAACTCTTGCGTAGGCTGGCTATTTCCGGATGCACCATCATTTGCTAAAAATTCGTCACCACAACTATATGAAATAGCTAATAAACCAGCGACAAATAATAATTTAATTTTTTTCATGATTTTAATAAGTTTTTAATATTAAAATTTAACTCTTACTCCCATTGTGATTGTTGTTGCAGGAGCGTAAATTCTACGTCCAGAACTTCCTGTTTCTCTAATAGAAGGATTGAATCCTTCTCTTGCAGTATTGATAAACAAGTTGTCACCAGACACCCATAAATTAATAGCATCAATTCCAGAGTTTTCCATAAAGCTGCTAGGTACTGAATAACCAATTCTAGCATTATTTAAAGCTATATAATCCGTACTTGTAACAAAACGAGAAGATAAAGATGTAACGTTAGCTACTGTAGCATCTGACAATAATGGAACATCAGTAATGTCACCTGGTTGTTGCCATCTATTTCTAATATCAGTGTGGTAGTTGTTACCTGCCGCACCAAATCTATCACTCATTAATTCAGCATATTGTCCATCATAAGCATATCCACCTAAACTATAAGTAAACTGAGTAGCGAAGTCAAAATTACCAACTTTTCCAGTTAATCTGAAAGCTCCTCTTACATCAGGGATTAAAGTTTTGTCGATGAATACTTGTGTAGCGTCAGCGTAAGTTTTAGTAACTTGCCTTTTGATGTTAACATCTCCTCCAGCATTCCTATATTCGAATAAAGAACTAGTTGTACTTGGATCACCGTTTGGTAAAGTTGCGAAATCACCTTCACCTGCATCTAAAACACCGTTATCATTTTTGTCATCGTAGTACTGGTACCACATTGGTGCTCCGTCAGAAGGGTCTACACCAGCCCACTCTTGCATGAAGAAGTCAAAGATTGAACGACCTTTAGCGAAAGCATAAGCACCATCGTCACTAGATCCTGAG
This genomic window from Tenacibaculum sp. 190524A05c contains:
- a CDS encoding DUF5723 family protein, encoding MKKILLAVVILITYSVTAQNKQILYGFDNIPQTLLLNPGVETNYKYHVGIPLISGISAHANISGFTIADLFRSDNVDFNTKLDNVINQLGNNDYLSINTQIEVINAGYQLNEKDYLSVGFYTELDIFSSIPKDFLELLRDGNGANINRSFLFSRISTKADALGVLHFGISRKFNEKFIAGGRLKIYSGMLNVLSNNNKGSFTTRLGTNGIYQHTLSNLDLAGYSSGFYNENGESDLTAKDVLGNAFFGPNLGLGIDIGFTYKVDEQTEFSASLLDIGFIGYSDRVRNGTVQGNYVFDGIEFQYDGTNPNYWQDLNDDLNDNIPRSENTESYSVMRPIKFNAALHHYFGKTRKEATCYDISYRNYFDNAVGAQLFSVVRPNGPQFAFTGFYQRRLSQKFTTRVTYTVDDFSYTNFGIGISAHIWKVNLYGAVDNVFDLSDIADANSASFQFGINMLFK
- a CDS encoding replication-associated recombination protein A; its protein translation is MSAPLAERVRPKTIDDYLSQQHLVGENGILTQHIRQGIIPSLILWGPPGVGKTTLANIIANESKRPFYTLSAISSGVKDVREVIDKAKKSGGLFTQKNPILFIDEIHRFSKSQQDSLLGAVEKGWVTLIGATTENPSFEVIPALLSRCQVYILNSFDKQDLINLVHRAIEKDELLAQKEITLKETDALLQVSGGDARKLLNIFELLVASEEKIEITNDLVLSKIQKNTVRYDKTGEQHYDIISAFIKSIRGSDPNATVYWLARMIEGGEDVKFIARRLLISASEDIGNANPTALILANNTFQAVSVIGFPEARIILSQCAVYLANSPKSNASYMAIGEAQNLVRKTGDLSVPLHLRNAPTKLMKDLDYGKDYLYSHNYENNFVNQEFMPDEIVNTKLYEPGNNQRENSFRAILKQRWKDKYNY
- a CDS encoding rhomboid family intramembrane serine protease, which codes for MNQNNDFKFSNNVIGIPLAFVFIIWFVYWIEIKFGMNFNKLGVLPRTLSGFKGVFFTHFIHSDTKHLFNNSVPLFVLLMSLMYFYRSVALKVLIYGGLLTGLLTWIIGRESYHIGASGIVYLLFSFVFFSGIIKSHYRLVAMSLITIFLYGSMIWYVFPIKEGMSWEGHLSGLLTGIFFAVVYRKYGIVKEKYVFSKTEFDERFDEDGNYIEPSAEEEVQIPSIQYRYIYKTQEEE
- the rlmB gene encoding 23S rRNA (guanosine(2251)-2'-O)-methyltransferase RlmB gives rise to the protein MEQSTVIFGIRAIIEAIESGSTLEKVYLQKGLRGDLFFQLDKLLKKGKISTSVVPVEKLNRLSKHNNHQGAVARISPVEFANLEEIIEDTLNSDKTPLFLVLDQLSDVRNFGAIIRTAECTGVDAIIIQKSGSAPVNSETIKTSAGAAFKLPICKVDHIKDAIFQLQAADIKLVAATEKTEDSLYDIDLNQPVAIIMGSEHKGVSNSILKMVDYKGKLPLLGEIESLNVSVACGAFLYETIRQRM
- a CDS encoding RagB/SusD family nutrient uptake outer membrane protein produces the protein MKKIKLLFVAGLLAISYSCGDEFLANDGASGNSQPTQELTSAQLAEGALTNPGIPAAFLSGVYALQVQVRSGDTGGVNSPNHDDFGQKGYDIYGDFMSSDMALSASNFGWYRASFSELQVGENFTFGDNRQLWRYYYKMVGSANLVINNLGGNDFIPETDANKYSLGQAKALRAHSYFNLAQYFQKEYNASEPILPMPIGETSGNLAKSTAQEVYEQMEEDLNSAISLLSGFNRTAKNQVNQDVARMILAYVLAAKGGRDADVAALTQQVINGGSYTMLAAADVTNGFNDVNSNSWMWGVDITPELSLGLISWWGQVDAYSFSYAWAGDFKVIDQTLFDAIPANDARKAQFFDDPTNASGTGRHLQPLLKFYYSPAVAGTTSFGSGPNVGITGDYVYMRIEEAYLLNAEAQARAGNDGAARTSLKALLARRVPDNSYVDALSGQALLDEIYLQTRIELWGEGKSYFAMKRNKATITRGTNHLNFVGVAIPYNDERLTFEIPQDEIQNNPFITDQNL